One part of the Thiothrix nivea DSM 5205 genome encodes these proteins:
- a CDS encoding NAD(P)/FAD-dependent oxidoreductase, whose translation MIRITELRLPLEHPAEALPAAITERLGIAPAGLLDFTVFKRGYDARKRDAIVLVYTIDATVTDEAGILAKFNKDQHINPAPDTTYKFVANLQGPPEIRPVIVGFGPCGIMAGLVLAQMGFRPIILERGKKVRERTKDTWGLWRKHQLNPESNVQFGEGGAGTFSDGKLYSQIKDPKHYGRKVLAEFVKAGAPEEILYVSKPHIGTFRLVKMVENIRREIEALGGEIRFQQQVADVLIEDGQLRGVVLASGEQIRTDHVILALGHSARDTFQMLFGCGVFMEAKPFSVGFRIEHPQTLIDKARFGKYAGNALLGAADYKIVHHAQNGRSVYSFCMCPGGQVVAATSEPGRVVTNGMSQYSRAERNANAGIVVGITPEDYPGNPLAGLEFQRQWESRAYELGGGNYEAPGQLVGDFIKGIPSTQLGSVEPSYQPGVHLTDLATSLPYYAIEAIREALPAFERQIKGFSMYDAVLTGVETRTSSPLRITRGQDMQSLNVKGLYPAGEGAGYAGGILSAGVDGIRIAEAVAEAMLGKNPP comes from the coding sequence ATGATACGGATCACCGAACTGCGTTTGCCGCTGGAACATCCTGCCGAAGCCCTGCCTGCCGCCATCACAGAGCGTTTGGGCATTGCGCCTGCTGGCCTGCTGGATTTCACTGTTTTCAAGCGTGGTTATGATGCCCGCAAGCGCGATGCCATCGTGCTGGTCTACACCATCGATGCGACGGTAACGGATGAAGCCGGAATACTGGCGAAATTCAACAAAGACCAGCACATTAATCCAGCACCGGATACCACATACAAATTCGTCGCCAATTTGCAGGGGCCGCCGGAAATACGCCCGGTCATCGTCGGCTTTGGCCCCTGCGGTATCATGGCCGGGCTGGTGCTGGCGCAAATGGGTTTCCGCCCCATCATCCTGGAACGTGGCAAAAAAGTGCGCGAGCGCACCAAGGATACCTGGGGTTTGTGGCGCAAGCACCAGCTCAACCCGGAATCCAACGTGCAATTTGGCGAAGGCGGTGCAGGCACTTTCTCCGATGGCAAGCTCTACAGCCAGATCAAGGACCCGAAGCACTACGGGCGCAAGGTGCTGGCCGAATTCGTCAAGGCAGGCGCGCCGGAAGAAATTCTCTACGTCAGCAAGCCGCACATCGGCACGTTCCGTCTGGTGAAGATGGTGGAAAACATTCGCCGTGAAATCGAAGCGCTGGGCGGCGAAATCCGTTTCCAGCAACAGGTGGCGGATGTGCTGATTGAAGACGGCCAACTACGTGGTGTAGTGCTGGCCAGTGGCGAACAAATCCGCACGGATCATGTGATTTTGGCGCTGGGGCATAGCGCCCGCGACACCTTCCAGATGCTGTTTGGGTGTGGGGTATTTATGGAAGCCAAGCCGTTCTCGGTCGGTTTCCGTATCGAACACCCGCAGACCCTGATCGATAAGGCACGTTTTGGCAAGTACGCTGGCAATGCACTGCTGGGGGCGGCGGATTACAAGATCGTACACCATGCCCAAAACGGGCGGTCGGTCTACAGTTTCTGCATGTGCCCTGGTGGACAGGTGGTGGCGGCAACTTCGGAACCGGGACGGGTCGTGACCAACGGCATGAGCCAGTATTCCCGCGCCGAACGCAACGCCAACGCCGGTATCGTGGTTGGCATTACCCCTGAGGATTACCCCGGCAACCCACTGGCAGGGCTGGAATTCCAGCGCCAGTGGGAATCCCGCGCCTATGAGCTTGGCGGCGGCAATTACGAAGCGCCGGGGCAACTGGTGGGCGATTTCATCAAGGGCATTCCATCTACCCAACTGGGTTCGGTGGAACCTTCCTACCAACCGGGCGTGCATCTGACGGATTTGGCAACGAGCCTACCCTATTACGCAATCGAAGCCATCCGTGAAGCCTTGCCTGCCTTTGAGCGCCAGATCAAGGGCTTCTCCATGTATGACGCAGTATTGACCGGGGTGGAAACGCGCACGTCTTCGCCCCTGCGCATTACCCGTGGGCAGGATATGCAGAGCCTGAATGTGAAAGGCTTATATCCGGCAGGCGAGGGGGCAGGTTATGCGGGCGGTATCCTGTCAGCGGGCGTGGATGGCATCCGAATTGCTGAAGCAGTGGCGGAAGCCATGCTGGGGAAAAATCCCCCCTAA
- a CDS encoding protoglobin domain-containing protein, translating to MYNLDMTALSEFARKNVDMSSLCEYARQFSGLDARKISLLHRMYEDVIPSLQRVTHNFYSRLQNIAKAHEYLEGHQIENLKQTHLAWVHELFNTDFDVTYTRKMYMVGDIHVRVKLPVEFMGASIGIIQSELVRLFGEMYVDDQEATLDAIQAINAATAFSLLVMQKSYHSFTLAAQLESFLLITGISQNLFDDMRKDYRTGLHEPLKRNPILGGD from the coding sequence ATGTACAACCTCGACATGACTGCACTCAGTGAATTCGCCCGAAAAAACGTTGATATGTCATCGCTATGCGAGTATGCCCGCCAGTTTTCGGGGCTGGACGCCAGAAAAATTTCCCTGTTGCACCGCATGTATGAAGATGTCATACCCAGTCTGCAACGTGTCACCCACAATTTCTATTCCCGCCTGCAAAATATCGCCAAGGCGCACGAATATCTGGAAGGCCATCAGATTGAGAACCTGAAGCAAACCCACCTTGCCTGGGTGCATGAACTCTTCAATACGGATTTTGATGTCACCTATACCCGCAAAATGTACATGGTGGGCGATATTCATGTGCGGGTAAAACTACCGGTTGAATTCATGGGCGCTTCCATTGGCATAATCCAGTCGGAGCTGGTGCGCTTGTTCGGGGAAATGTACGTTGACGACCAGGAAGCAACGCTGGATGCGATCCAGGCTATCAACGCGGCAACCGCCTTTTCGCTGCTGGTCATGCAGAAATCCTATCACTCCTTTACGCTGGCGGCGCAACTGGAAAGTTTCCTGCTGATTACCGGGATAAGCCAGAACCTGTTCGACGACATGCGCAAGGATTACCGTACAGGCTTGCATGAACCCCTGAAGCGCAACCCTATCCTCGGCGGCGATTGA
- a CDS encoding zinc ribbon domain-containing protein YjdM, whose product MSTLPHCPQCNSEYTYADGAMYVCPECGHEWLQDAAAETGSDEHLIKDANGNILQDGDTVTVIKDLKVKGSSLVVKVGTKVKNIRLVDGDHDIDCKIDGIGAMSLKSEFVKKV is encoded by the coding sequence ATGAGTACCCTCCCCCACTGCCCGCAATGCAATTCCGAATATACCTACGCAGACGGCGCGATGTACGTTTGCCCCGAATGCGGCCACGAATGGCTACAGGATGCAGCGGCAGAAACCGGCAGTGACGAGCACCTCATCAAGGACGCCAACGGCAATATCCTGCAAGACGGCGATACCGTCACCGTCATCAAGGACTTGAAAGTGAAAGGCTCCTCACTGGTCGTCAAAGTCGGCACCAAGGTCAAAAATATCCGCCTGGTCGACGGCGACCACGACATCGACTGCAAGATTGACGGCATCGGCGCAATGAGCCTGAAGTCGGAATTCGTCAAGAAAGTTTAG
- a CDS encoding potassium channel family protein: MHNIRGWLYQVLEAQKGGKWGRLINHGLLALVVVNVVAVVVESEHRVYVAHEQLFGWLEVISVLIFSVEYGVRAWVCVESGNVDFQHPLTGRGRYLLSPMALVDLVAILPFYLSFFFGVADLRILRSLRLLRLLKLTRYSHSLELLLAVLRQEAENLVSALFILCMLILLAATGIYLVEGHIQPDRFGSIPRALWWSTVTLATVGYGDVVPATIIGKLFSGMIIISGIAVAALPAAILASGMINELKRRRESFRRELVRAMEDGSLDFGRLRYLEKMRVKIGISRADARLVFEDVKEEIRLQTYVNCPHCAQPIVIKHPPGQIQVRPGKKQRDKGGGGMPKLS, encoded by the coding sequence ATGCACAACATACGGGGTTGGCTGTATCAGGTGCTGGAAGCGCAAAAAGGGGGTAAATGGGGAAGGCTCATCAACCACGGCTTGTTAGCGCTGGTCGTGGTAAATGTGGTTGCGGTGGTGGTCGAATCCGAACATCGCGTTTATGTGGCGCATGAACAGTTGTTCGGGTGGCTGGAAGTCATTTCGGTGCTCATTTTCAGTGTTGAGTACGGTGTGCGGGCGTGGGTTTGTGTCGAGTCGGGTAACGTGGATTTCCAGCATCCGCTCACGGGGCGGGGGCGTTACCTGTTGTCACCGATGGCGCTGGTGGATTTGGTGGCTATCCTGCCGTTTTACCTGAGCTTTTTCTTCGGGGTGGCGGATTTGCGCATCCTGCGCAGCTTGCGGTTGTTGCGCCTGCTGAAGCTGACCCGTTATTCCCACTCACTGGAACTGCTGCTGGCGGTGCTGCGGCAGGAAGCTGAAAACCTGGTTTCAGCGTTGTTTATCCTTTGTATGCTGATACTGCTGGCAGCGACCGGCATTTACTTGGTGGAAGGGCATATACAGCCGGACAGGTTTGGCAGTATCCCGCGCGCCCTGTGGTGGTCAACCGTGACGTTGGCGACGGTCGGCTATGGTGATGTAGTCCCCGCTACTATCATCGGGAAATTATTCAGCGGCATGATTATCATCAGTGGCATTGCTGTCGCGGCCTTGCCAGCGGCTATCCTGGCTTCTGGCATGATCAATGAGCTGAAGCGGCGGCGGGAAAGCTTCCGCCGCGAACTGGTACGGGCGATGGAAGATGGCAGCCTGGATTTTGGCCGTTTGCGCTATCTGGAAAAGATGCGCGTCAAGATCGGCATCAGCCGCGCGGATGCCCGCTTGGTGTTTGAGGATGTCAAAGAGGAAATCCGCTTGCAGACTTACGTCAATTGCCCGCATTGCGCGCAGCCCATTGTGATTAAGCATCCTCCGGGGCAGATACAGGTGCGCCCCGGCAAGAAACAGCGTGACAAGGGCGGGGGCGGAATGCCTAAACTTTCTTGA
- a CDS encoding peroxidase family protein — translation MQTIDNRALSQGSRYGQATSTGSSNGSTRNTTTQNNSSLNKQGSYNGGFGQGSEEIMNMIQGLLGQFEGKGSGNGSGGNTNTGYNKPADNNSGSSNTNTGWNNGNSGWGNDGGWNNGNSGWGNDGGWNNGNSGWGNDGGWNNGNSGWGNDGGWNNGKSCWGNNTGNPTKPKPGEYRSIDGTGNNLKNPELGSADQAEIRIMPVDTSREPGGTTFNNLPSPREVSNAVSAQEGSTTNSKGLSDMFWVWGQFLDHDITLVHTTADEYENIAIPSPDPYFDPNGTGTATMGFTRSAYELDANGQRQQINSITSFIDGSNVYGSDEATADSLRAHEGGKMIMNGGELMPEDATGQYMAGDVRANENPALTSMHTLWVREHNRIADELAQQHPEWSDEQLYQEARKTNVAQIQAITYNEFLPALVGEDAIADYKGYDPNVDPTISNEFAAAIYRLGHTMLSPNLLRLDENGETIPEGNLALRDSFFNPSAVSEAGIDPILRGAATQTAQAVDTMIVDDVRNFLFGQPGEGGFDLASLNIQRGRDHGLPGYNDAREAMGLSRIESFDDPIWRDGVGAKLAQVYNSPDDVDLWVAGLAEKETGDSLVGELSTAVLVDQFTRLRDGDRFWYENQFSGQQLRELNNLQLSDIIKRNTDIQNIQDEVMVAPTANQENQPTTPPTQQPGQHGTGSGNTPYNSTFPGFNRGGSQTNGAFPSMMQNRFFMLNPQQIFNFQQAFWKGHLG, via the coding sequence ATGCAAACCATTGACAATCGCGCCCTGAGCCAAGGCTCACGCTACGGGCAAGCTACCAGCACGGGTAGCAGCAATGGGAGCACCCGCAACACCACCACCCAGAACAATTCCTCGCTAAACAAGCAGGGAAGCTACAACGGTGGTTTCGGCCAAGGCTCCGAAGAAATAATGAACATGATCCAGGGCCTGTTAGGACAGTTTGAAGGTAAAGGCTCTGGCAACGGATCCGGTGGCAACACCAACACCGGTTATAACAAACCTGCGGACAACAATTCCGGCAGTAGTAACACCAACACTGGCTGGAACAACGGCAACTCCGGCTGGGGCAACGACGGTGGCTGGAACAACGGCAACTCCGGCTGGGGCAACGACGGTGGCTGGAACAACGGCAACTCCGGCTGGGGCAACGACGGTGGCTGGAACAACGGCAACTCCGGCTGGGGCAACGACGGTGGCTGGAACAACGGCAAATCCTGCTGGGGCAACAACACAGGAAACCCCACCAAACCCAAACCGGGCGAATACCGCAGCATCGATGGGACTGGCAACAACCTGAAAAACCCTGAACTGGGGTCAGCCGATCAGGCTGAAATACGCATTATGCCAGTCGACACCAGCCGTGAACCGGGTGGAACCACCTTCAACAATCTGCCAAGCCCCCGCGAAGTCAGCAATGCCGTCTCTGCACAGGAAGGCAGCACCACCAACAGCAAAGGGCTGAGCGACATGTTCTGGGTCTGGGGCCAATTCCTCGACCACGACATTACCCTCGTCCACACCACTGCGGATGAATACGAAAATATCGCCATCCCGTCCCCCGATCCGTACTTTGATCCAAACGGTACAGGAACTGCCACCATGGGCTTTACCCGCAGCGCCTATGAACTGGATGCAAACGGCCAACGCCAGCAGATCAACAGCATCACGTCTTTCATCGACGGTTCCAACGTATACGGTTCTGATGAAGCGACCGCTGACAGCTTGCGGGCGCATGAAGGCGGTAAAATGATCATGAATGGCGGGGAGCTAATGCCAGAAGACGCAACCGGCCAATACATGGCGGGCGACGTGCGCGCCAATGAAAACCCGGCGTTGACCTCCATGCACACCCTGTGGGTGCGGGAACATAACCGGATTGCAGATGAACTCGCCCAGCAACATCCTGAGTGGAGCGACGAGCAACTTTATCAGGAAGCCCGCAAGACCAACGTTGCCCAGATACAGGCCATCACTTACAACGAGTTCCTGCCCGCGTTGGTAGGCGAAGACGCCATTGCAGACTACAAAGGCTATGACCCGAACGTAGACCCAACCATCAGCAACGAATTCGCCGCAGCTATCTACCGTCTCGGCCACACCATGCTCTCCCCCAACTTGCTGAGGCTGGATGAAAACGGCGAAACCATCCCGGAAGGCAATCTGGCTTTGCGTGACTCGTTCTTCAATCCATCTGCTGTATCCGAAGCGGGTATCGACCCGATCCTGCGCGGCGCGGCCACCCAGACCGCACAGGCTGTCGATACCATGATCGTGGATGATGTGCGCAACTTCCTGTTCGGGCAACCGGGGGAAGGCGGCTTTGACCTCGCCTCCCTCAATATCCAGCGTGGCCGCGACCATGGCCTACCAGGCTATAATGATGCCCGCGAAGCCATGGGCCTGTCACGGATTGAAAGTTTCGACGACCCCATCTGGCGTGATGGCGTTGGCGCGAAGCTGGCACAGGTCTATAACAGCCCGGACGATGTCGACCTGTGGGTTGCTGGCCTCGCGGAAAAGGAAACCGGCGACTCACTGGTGGGTGAGCTTTCCACCGCTGTTCTGGTTGACCAGTTTACCCGCCTGCGTGACGGTGACCGCTTCTGGTATGAAAACCAGTTCAGCGGCCAGCAACTGCGCGAACTGAACAACCTGCAACTGTCGGACATCATTAAACGCAACACCGACATCCAGAACATTCAGGATGAGGTAATGGTGGCACCCACCGCTAACCAGGAAAATCAGCCAACGACACCACCAACCCAGCAACCTG